The Bacteroides sp. genome includes the window TTTCTTCCCGGTGGTGCCCTGGCTGTTCCGGCTGGGGACGAAGTCATCGGGGTGATCAATGCCTTGCAGCCCCATTTTGACCTGGTGGTCGCCACCCAGGACTGGCATCCTGCAAACCACGGCAGTTTTGCATCGGCTCACGAAGGTAAAAAGCCCTTTGAAACGGGCACCCTGGGTGGGCTTGAACAGGTGCTTTGGCCAGACCATTGCGTACAGGGGACTTCGGGAGCCGCCTTCTCAGAATCCCTATCCCAGCATGCCATAGAAGCCATCTTCCGTAAAGGAATGGATCCCGCAATAGACAGTTATAGCGGCTTTTTCGACAATAGAAAACTAAAGGATACCGGACTGGGTGCATACCTGAAAGGAAGAGGCGTTTCCCAGTTGTTCGTTTCAGGTCTGGCCGGGGATTTTTGCGTGGCTTATTCTTTGCTTGATGCCATTGACCTGGGTTTAAGGACCTACCTGATTGAGGACGCCACCAGGCCCATTGACCCCGCAGGTTTTGAGAAAATGAAAAAAGCCATCACGGAGAAAGGGGGCAAAGTCATTCATTCAGCAGCCATCCTTCAGGCCAATCAATAAATGGAATATCGACCTGTTAAGATTCAAAACTCCCTGTTAACGGAAGGGAAGAGTTATGTCTTTCGCTTGCTTGGCAAACTGGAACTGGGCAGAGGCGAACCCTTCCTGGTAATGCTTGACCCCTTTGGTTATAAAATGCTGGTGCCTGCAGGTTTTTACGCAGATTATGGCCTGAAGGAAGGGCAAAAGGTTGTTTGTAAGATTGATAAGATCAGTTGTTCAGGTAAGATGTATCTTGAGCCACAGCATCCGCATTATGAAGAAGGAAAGTACTATGATTTTGAGGTTATAAGCCTGGGATGCAGGAATAACCTGATCGGGTCGAAGGAGTGGTGTTACAGGGTCAGGGATATCTTTGGCCTGGAATGGATCGTAAAAAGGAATCCACCTGAAGAAGAAACCAGTGGATGGCCTGAGAAAATTCAATGCCTTGTGGTTCGAATTAAAAAAGGTCAGTTGTTCCTGAGGTTACCCGCCTTTTCAGACCAGGAAAGCTATTTAAAGCAGGGTGAAACTTATTCCTTTAAAATTGTTGATCAGAAAAATGATTCAGGAGATGGCTTCAGTTATTTTATCCTGCAGGATGAAAGGGGCTCCAGGCATTTACTTCGGAAGAAGCATTATTATCACTACGGTTTAAAACCAGGGCAGCAAGTCATTTGCAGGGTGGATGGCGTTTATGAAGACGGCTTGCTTTTCCTTGAACCACTTCACCCGGTTTATGAAACCGGCAAGGAATATGTTTTTGATGTGGCACGTCTGGAAGAATATGTTTTTTCGAATGACACCCGGCAAAAAGTAGTTGTGTTGAGGGATGTTTTTGGGGAAGAAATAAAAAAGCAAGTGGCAGAGGAAGGTGCAATGCGATGGGTGCCCTTTCAAAAGCTTCTTTGCCGGGTAAACAGGATCAGAAAGAGCAGGGTAGAAGTGGATATTCTTGAGGGTGTTTAGGAGATGGATTCCCAGGCTGTTACTGCAGATCCAAATATGCCAGCGTTCTCGCCCAGACTTGCTTTTTTGATTTTGATTTTTTCCGGCTGGTAATCAAAAGCTGTTTTTGCTATGGTTTCCTCAATGACCTGGAAGAATCCGTCCCAGGCGCCTGCAATACCACCCCCGATGACCACTCCGTCAAGGCGAAGGATGTTTAGCACATTGGCTAGTCCAATACCAACGGCTTCCCCCGATTTTTGGTAAACTTTCATTGCAATGGGATCACCTGCTGCGGCCAGTTCAGAAAGTTTAAGCGGGGTCATTTTTGTTTGGGAAAGGTAAGCGTCTTTTTTTTGAGTGGTCTGTTTCAGTTCTTCATCAAGCATCCTCATCAGTCCTGATTTGGCAGCCATCGTTTCAAGGCACCCTCTTCTCCCGCAATGGCATTTTGCCCCGTGCATATCAATGATCATATGACCGATCTCGCCTGAAAAGTGGTTAAATTCCAGGATTTTTCCCTTGTCAATGATGGCGCCACCAACCCCGGTTCCAAGGGTAAGCATTACCATACTTCGCAGGTTTTTTCCACTTCCGGCATGGTATTCACCCAGGGCAGCCATATTACCGTCGTTGCCCACAGAAACAGGAACATGAAGTTTTTCCTTCAGGTAATCCCTCACCGGGAACTCAACCCAAAGGGGAAGATTAGCTGCCAGGCTAAGCATTCCCCTTTCCTGGTCAAAAATCCCTGGGATGCCGGCTGCAGCAGCCGCTAAACGGTATGCGTCCTCCTGACTGCTTTTGATAATC containing:
- the pncA gene encoding bifunctional nicotinamidase/pyrazinamidase, giving the protein MKALLITDIQNDFLPGGALAVPAGDEVIGVINALQPHFDLVVATQDWHPANHGSFASAHEGKKPFETGTLGGLEQVLWPDHCVQGTSGAAFSESLSQHAIEAIFRKGMDPAIDSYSGFFDNRKLKDTGLGAYLKGRGVSQLFVSGLAGDFCVAYSLLDAIDLGLRTYLIEDATRPIDPAGFEKMKKAITEKGGKVIHSAAILQANQ
- a CDS encoding ROK family protein, whose product is MKKVIAGVDIGGTSIKAGLFSEKMEFLKRFCTPVRREDHPEISLQKLISWIIKSSQEDAYRLAAAAAGIPGIFDQERGMLSLAANLPLWVEFPVRDYLKEKLHVPVSVGNDGNMAALGEYHAGSGKNLRSMVMLTLGTGVGGAIIDKGKILEFNHFSGEIGHMIIDMHGAKCHCGRRGCLETMAAKSGLMRMLDEELKQTTQKKDAYLSQTKMTPLKLSELAAAGDPIAMKVYQKSGEAVGIGLANVLNILRLDGVVIGGGIAGAWDGFFQVIEETIAKTAFDYQPEKIKIKKASLGENAGIFGSAVTAWESIS